The Candidatus Cloacimonadaceae bacterium DNA window CAATAGTTAGAAGGCAAAAGTTGTAAATGATTTTCTATCATTTGTTTAAATATACATATTGTCCATAAACAGCCCTATGGTCGCGGCTATAAGCATAAGGCTTTTCCCCACGAAAAATGATTGATATTTACTGAAGTGTTCTCTGCGTAGACGATCTGTCAATTCAAAGCAACCCCTGCCTAAGGATGCCTTTCGCCCACTTTTCTTGATTTCCGAAACGCTAGTTTATTGAAATTTAAGGGAATTTACTTGAACAGTCTCAAAAAATAAACGTATAAGAGGACAAAACATCCTCAATTTATTCAGCAGATGGGAAAAGCACAAGTTATGTTGTATTGAGTTCAGATATGAGAATTATAGATGCAACCAATCAATTTGTGAATTTTCCGATCTGCTATATCCTGATTTGCTAAAATCTCAATCACGAAACATGATTAGGACTGGACACGATGGGATATTTCTTGTAAGGAAAAAAGATGTTGCTGACTATGTGACCTTATGGAATCCAAATATTCTTAAGTATGATAAGAGGACAGATACTTGTGGGTACGAATCGTACAACTTTGGCGCTTCAAAAGGGCTAACTTTTGATAGAGTGTTGATTTTCCCTAACGGTCCTATCAATAACTACTTGAGAAATAGCACTCATCAGTTGAATGGTCAGACAAAAGCTAAGTTTTATGTTGGTATTACAAGGGCAAGATACAGCGTAGCATTTGTTTGTGATTATGAAAGTTGTAATGATGCTATGCAGATTTACAAACCTATACAACAGTAGTCGTCGTTCTGCACTTCCAATGAAATGGTGGGAAGGGAGTATGCGCTCCTGATACACCGATAGGTTCATCTTCTTTGTTATAGACTATCTGATCGTTGCTGACCCATGGTGACAAGGCTTTGATGTAATCTCTGGCATCGTCCAGGCTGTTGGATTTGGTCTCCAGAGCCATCAGGTTATCCATTACTTCAGTGGCATCGTTTAGGGGATAGACTTTGTCTATGGCAGCCAATTCCCGGCAGATGTCGCTGGTGCGGTCATCGAGGATTACTACGAGCTTATAATACTTCGCTTTGGCTTTCTTATAACCCTGCAATCTCCCAAACTCTCGTATCCGGAGAGCAGTGTGTTCCGCAAGTCCCTGCCAGTAATGCGAGGATTTATTGGCTATATCACCAAACTGCTCTTTGAGAGTGTCTGCCAGCATATCTTTGGTATATCCCTGTTCTATGGCTTTGGATAGCACATCAGCGAAGTTTTGACGGATATCAGCATCAAAATGGTTACCGAGCCAGAAAAGTTGCTGCTTCTGGATAGTGGATGAGAGATGCTGATCTTCAATTCCCCACAGACCAATGGATGTCTTGACTGGTGCTTGCACTTGAGTATCTCGCAATCCGAGCCGGATACAGCGGTCTATTATCGCCTTTGTGGGCTCATTTACTAGTGCTGCGAAGTCGTCTCCCAACTGGGTGTTGATGATGTCCATCATCTTGTCTATTTGGTCTTTATTGAGTTTCTCAGATCGTGGCATGTCACTCAGCATCTGGATGGTAAGCTTGGAGGCATCCTTGATCTCGGTCTTCCAGGCATTGTTGAGGACCCTGTAGTACTCAATCATCAGCTTATCATAGTAGTTCATTAGTAGGAGAACCTCCGGACCTTGACCCTATTCCTACCAATATCATATTCGGAGAAGCGCTGTAGTCGCTGCATTCCCATGCATCATCAGCCTTGATCCTAATCTCTTCCTCGCTCATCTTCTCCGACTGCAGCCAGGGTCCCCGGAACTGATTCCACCAGTTCTTATAATGATACTCACCTGCGTAATGATCAACCTCAACTGGTTGTTGATCAGCCACCAGATATTCAATAGGCTGCTCCGAACCATCCTCTCTCAGTAGCACTATCTGGCTGCCCGATAGCGCCATCTCCTCCAGCGTTTCTTGCCCTTTGCGATTCTTGTTTTGCTTGGTCATCTTGATCTCCTTCTCGGTTACCCGACTGTTGATTAATAGGTTCTACTTAAACCCCCTCGCAATAGCGGTCAAGTCCTTTCTGCACAATATGATAAGAAAGAATCGATTTTATGGGCTCTCATTTGTCACAGCAATATGCCATTTGCAAAAATCGTGAGCTAATTTGCAAAAGCCTTGATCCTTTCATTTGCAAAAATCGTGAGCCAATTTGCAAAAACCTTGATCCAAACCGAGTGCAAAAATGCCATTTGCAAAAATCAGTGAGCCAATTTGCAAATTCAAGTGACCCTTTACACGAATTGTGTGGGATTTGGGATTTGGGAATTTTCGATTCCGCAACATTGGCATGCTGCGCTACTACTTGACAGCGTTAATCAAGCCTTAATCAAGCGTTAATCAAGCGTTAGTTTTATTACGCTTGATTAACGCTTGATTAAGGCTTGATTAACGCTTTGAAAAGAGGAAGGAATAGCAAAAGACTGATAACAAAGCAAGTTGGAGCAAGTTGGAACAAAGTTGAAGCGCAATTAAAACACATTTTGGAGAACACTTTGGTGCAACAGGTGGAGTATGATTTGGAGCCCTTATTGCTCAAGACTCACTAACCGACAACGAATTGGGACTAATCGAATAACCGATCTACCGATTCCAACAACGCCCTTTCCCTCTTTTCCAAACTGAATCTTGTCGCAATACTCTTGGAAATAATGTCTCTACCCGCGTCAAGCACAAGTGCTCTGTTCAGAGCATCTTGTAAAGACAGGGCATCTCGCTTGGTAAAGACAATCCCATATTGATCAATGATCATCGGAATACCGGCTACGCTTGATCCGACCGGCACGCAACCCATGAGCATGGCTTCCATCAGCGAGTTTGGCATCCCTTCGGAGATCGAGGGCTGGGCAAAGATCATGCTATCCCGCATTAGTTCAAAAACCATAGTTTGTGGAAGGGGGGGCATCAATCTCAGGTTCAGAATCGAGGATACATGAAAACACGCCTCGATATCCGGCATCCAACAATCCCTGATGCCGACGATAACAAATTGATAATCATGCATTTGCTTTGCAGTCTCGATCAACAGATCATAGCCTTTGTTGTACAAATCCTCATAGCGTGGAGTGCTGCCCACCGCCAAGATGTGAATGTGCCGATCTCTGTTTATACTAACCGGCGGAGAGGTCGTAACCGCATTGTAAACGACATCCACGGGAGTTTCAAGTCCTGCTACCAAACGTTTGATCCCTTCGGGGTGTCCCTCGGGATTGTAGTAAAAATTATCCGAATCAATTAGCGTCTCATGATTGACGATAACCCGGTCGCAATGTTTCAACGCGAAAGACGCGCATTTGCCTCTGAACGCATTGACATAGACACCCATGCCGAGCTGAGGATAACGCACAGCGTCATATCCACCCACGAAGATCAGCGACTTTTTTCCCAAAATGCGTGCCGTGAGCACCGCTATCGCAGCATGATAATCGGCAAACCACACAATCACGAGCTTGGTCTTGAAAGAAATCAGTATCCTTATCATCATCAAGAGAATACGCCAAAAATAGACCCCCTTGGAAATATCCTGCGCCAGATAGATCGCGGAGAGACGGAACCGTTTGGTGAGAATGTTTTCGTCTATGTGGATGAAAGACGATCGGCTGGGTTTGATAAAGATGGCGGGCGGGAGCGCTTTATTCATATCAAAGCCTTGTCGATCAGCGCTGCAAGCCGCATCGCCTGTTGCTGACGCGAAAATCCGTTTATATAATCCTTGTCCGTTTTCAAGTCCGATAGTCTGCCAGCCTGCCATAGTTCATAGACCTCTTTCAGACAGCGCTTTATGCCATCAAAATCACTGTGTTCCGCTACAAATCCACTACCTGCCTTAAGGACAATCTCTGCCGCCAAACCTTTCGGAGGAACGATCGCGAGGATGGCTTTGCCGCTGCGCAGATAGTCAAAGATCTTTCCCGTCAATACCGAATCGGTGTTTTTTCCTGAAGGGATGAAGAGCAACAGCGCGTCTGCATTATACATTGCTTGCAGACTGACGCGATGCGGTTTGAAGCCTTCAATATTCACTATTTCGTTGATCAACGCATCTTTGGCAAATGCGCCCAAAACAAACGTGGGAGTGTTTTTACCGATGATCTCCACCCGGAAGTGCTTGGGATTGATTGCTCCACTCTGCGCCAGTTCCGAGATCGCTTTCCAGAGAGGATCGGGTTGGCGCCGGTCATAAAAGGAACCGCTGTAGAGGAGCACGAAAGTGTCGCTTGAAGGCTTGACGGTCAAGCCCTTGAAATCGTCTTCATCAAAGCCGTTGGGAATTATCTCAGACGGCTTTTCTCGTATAAAGGGGTAGCTGCGCTCAAAGTTGTCTTTCATGATCTGAGTCAGATAGACGATGCCGGCGCTTGCCATCAGAATCCCGGCTTCGAGGATCAGTTCCCGGCTCTGAGTGGAAGCGGGATAATCCAGATTGATACGCTCAGGATTATTCGTCCATTCATCACGGAAATCGCAGATAAAGTGAACTGAATAACGGTTTTTCAGTTCCAAGCCTAAAAACAATACTGATGGCGGACCGGAACTGACCACCGATATAGCAATATCCCGATGCGCCGTCAGGATAGCGTGGAGTTTCTTTCTGGCAAAGGGTAGCCACAGTTTTTCGGTATCGGGGATCAGAAGTCTTTGCCTGATCAGCTTCACCAGCCAATTTAAACGTAAACCCCACAGCAATTTGAAGAGCCAATTCATGTCCGGACAGAAAGCGCGGTGGACTTCCACGGAATTAGGAAGCTCCAACAGCAACTCCGGATCCTTGGGATGGCGCAGATATTTTGCTTGAACGGAAAGCACGATGATGTTGTAATCCATAGCAGCGAGGTGCTTTACGAACTTCATACTACGGATAGAGGCGACTCCCCCCAAAGGAGGAAAATAATAAGATATAAAAAGGATTTTTCGCATCGCTATTTTCTCAGACGAGCGATCCCGTCGCGCAGCAAGCTTTTCACCAAATCAATATCATAGGGCTGGATAGCTTTGAATACCCATCCCAAGATGAGGTATGCAGTCATAAACAAAAATAATCCGATGAATTGCGAGAGCAGTGAATACTCCATCCCCATGATCAGCAGCCAGGTCATCAAGCCTGCTCCCAGCACGCTCGCCGCGGTTCTAATCACTGGAAGGGGTGTATAATAATCCCTAATCCGTAGTCCGAGGGATGTCTTCATCCAAAACAGATACAATAGCACAGAAATCCAGGTGACGATAACGGTCGCCAAAGCTGCTCCCATCATACCGATTTGCTTGACTAAGATGATATTCAGGATCAGGTTTAGGCATAGCGTGACGGCGGCATTATACAAGATATACTTCGTCTTTCCCAAAGCCAAAAACAATACTCCGAAAACCGCGACCCGCAGGGGAAGAATCAACAAATAGACCTGAAAAAATGGCACCGAACCCAGATATTGCGATGTGTAAAGCAAAGTTACAATGGGCTTTGCATAGATGAAAAAGAGCATGGCGAGCGGGAAGATGATCAGCGCATTTTTGCGTACCGCGCCGCGAAAGATCTCCGCTTTGTTGCAGCTTAAACCCGGTTCGCTCATGCTGGGGAGCAGCACGGAATTGACTGAATTGCTGAAAATGGAAATAAACGGCAGTTCCATTGCCCCGATGGAAAAGACTGCAAATTGCTCCGGTGTGAAGAATCCCGAAATGACAAACTTATCGAGCTGGATGGATAGCATTCCAATCAGGGCAGACAAACCCAGCGGCAAGGAATAGTGAAACTGCTCTTTGAAATATGCTTTGGAAAAGTAAAACCTGCTCTGATGGGCAATAAGTTGATATTGCGCAAATGCCCACTGCAAAAATGCGGAGGCGATCAGAGCGATCACAATCGCAGATAGATTACGCGTCAGAAATGCCGCTGAGAGGATGAGCACGGCATCGCAGGCTACACTGAACAAAGTAAATTGCGCCGCCTTGATCCCTTTGTTCATGCCCAGCATCACAAAACTATAGATCTGCGTGACAAACATAAACACCGGATAGACGGCATAGATGAGGAGCAGGTCTTTCAGCGCCGGGTTGTTGAAACTGGTAGCGATAAATGATCTGCTGATGAGGATCGTCGCCCCGAAAGCGAAGGCGAGGATGCTCACCAGATTCACCGTTCGGCTGATGTATAACCTGCGATCCGCATCGTTTTGGAGCTTGGGAATGAAGTAGAGCAGGCTGTTTGGAATGCCCAGCAGCATCAGAGTGGAAAAAGTGCTATAGATAAGAAAGAGTTGACGATAGCTGCCCAAATCCGCGGGCACGAGGATCCTTGCCAAGATGATTCCGATCACGGATTTCATGCCAAAGCGGACAAATTCCGCCGCGCTGATGATCCCCGCTCGCTTGACTCGATCACTCATACACGTTTCTCAAGCCGTCGAAATGCACTGGGATGATATATTCAAATAGGTCTTGTTCGCGGTAGATGCAGATCAGATAATTCCCTTCCGGCAAACGATCACCGCTCTCGGTGATGCCATTCCAATAATCCAGATTTCTGCCCTTGAGATAGTAGCGGTTGCGGGTATATACGACGCCCTCCAACGAGCTGCGCACTTCCCAAAACCAGTTTCCTTCGATAGGGATGTGCAGGTTGATCTGATACTGGTTGTGGCTGCGGTTGATGGCAAGATCGGCTGCATAACGCAGATATCCTTGTCCCATATCTTGTTTCAGTAAAGTATCTTCTTGAAGTAGTGATAGCGCCGCGATAGTTTTCTCGCCGAAGGTCAATCCGCTCAACTGATTGAAGGCGTCTCCTTTGACAAGACCGTCATAGCTGAACAACGCGATGCCGGAAAAGCGCATCCGCCGAATGATAGCGATGCGGTTGGCGACGTCGAAGATGCTGTATGAACCTGCCGGATCTCCTTCTTTGGGCAGTAGCGAGCCGCCATTAGTATCCCAAGCTCGCACTCCGACCACGATCCTGTCCTTGTAACCCATGCTCTCCATAAGTTTTAGCTGGGATTCAAACTGCCGGATATCAAGATGATATGCCATCGGATAGATCTGATCGACGATCCCGCGATCCAGCCAGTCCTTCCATTCCTGTGCATAGAGATTCACAGCGTCCGAATAATTGGCAAAAACCGCGGCGCTGACGATCAGATCAGGGTTGAGCTCTTTGGCACGGATGTAAGTTTTCTCCACAAATTCGCTGACTTGGCGGATTCGCCATTGATTCCATGTGATCGGGATATTGGTTTTATTATATTCTTTATATCGGTTTTCGGAGATGGGATGAAATCCCAAGTCGTTGTTGGGATAGCGGATATAATCCAGATGCAGACCGTCCAGATCGGGATAACCGAGGATTAGATCGGAGAAAACGTTTAGCAAATAGTCATGCACTTCGGGTATGCCGGGATCGATGAAATTGCCGAACTGGGCGTTGGAATTCATCTTTTTACCCATGCGGTCATGAGTGATCCAATCGTTATGATAACGATAGATATAGTTCTTGGCAATCAGATCGGCAACCAGCGGAGTAGCGTTGAATACCACCACCCAGGCGTGCACTCTCAGATTATGGCGATGCGCCGCCTTCAAGGTATAATCCAGGGGGTCGAAGGAATTGTTTGGCAGGATATAGCTGCGCGGTTCGGGGTTAAAATACTGGTTGGGAACGCGGTTGGGGCGATAGAGAGCGTCCGCACGGTAACGAACCTCCACCAGGAGATCTGTCTGATTTGATCTTAGCGCCTGCGCGATGTATCCATCCACCTGCGCGGCGGAAGTCATGCTCCACGGCAATATCCACATAGCGCGGATTTCAGCGCATAGCCTTGCGGCACAGAGCATTAACAATAATGGAAGAAGACGCAAGAAACTAATGCGCATCACTCTCGATACCGATTTTGATCTCATCCACGGATACTATCGCGCTGCCGTTCTTCATGATCATATCCAGTTTATCGCCGGGATCGATATCATGTATGGAAGTGAGCGCTTTTCCTTCCTTGAGCACCATGCTGAATCCTTTGCTCATAATGGTTTGCGGGGAAGCGAGCCGCAGTTTTTCGCCGGCCAGATTGAGGCGTTCGCGTTGTTTTGCAAGTTCGATAGTGGAAAGCTGTTTCAGTTTATAATCGCAACTCTGTAAATCGTGCATTGCATCTCGTTTGAGCATCTGCCAGAGGTGGCGGAAACCGGTGAGTGCCCGGTTATTAAGCAGTGCAAATTCGTGCTGGAGGGGTGTCAGATAATTAGCTGAACCAAAGATCGCGGAAGATGCCATGTCAAAGCGTTGTTGATAGGCTTGCAGGTGTTTATCTGGATGAAGGAGGGCGAGGCGGTGATGCAGATTCGCCAGATTCGCAGATTCCCTCCCCGTCAGAGCGCTCATGGTCAGACTGATTCTACGGGTGATCGAATTCAAATATCCCATCAAATCAAGCTTGTCCGGAACCGCCAATTCCGCCGCTGCCGAGGGGGTCGGGGCTCTCAAATCGGAAACAAAATCCGCAATAGTGAAATCAATCTCGTGCCCCACCGCTGAAATTACCGGCAGTTTCGAAGCAAAGATAGCCCGTGCCAGAGCTTCATCGTTGAAACAGAAAAGATCTTCCTGCGAGCCGCCACCGCGGGTGATGATGATCAACTCCACGTCTTTGGCTTGGTTGAAATATTTGATCCCCGCGATCAATTGCGATGGAGCATCGGAGCCCTGAACTACTGCAGGGTAAACGCTTACCCTAACCGGAAACCTGCGCGAGAAGATGGTTTTGATATCTTGAAGAGCCGCTCCGCTGGGGGAAGTGACGATTCCGATTCTTTCCGGATAGCGGGGCAATGCTTTTTTATGTGCCTGCTCGAAGAGACCTTCGCGTTTCAGCTTTTCCTTGAGGCGTTCAAACTCAAGCTGTAAAACGCCCGCGCCGGAGAGGCTCATGTCGGAAACGTTCAGATTGTAGCTGCCGCCCT harbors:
- a CDS encoding glycosyltransferase family 4 protein — protein: MNKALPPAIFIKPSRSSFIHIDENILTKRFRLSAIYLAQDISKGVYFWRILLMMIRILISFKTKLVIVWFADYHAAIAVLTARILGKKSLIFVGGYDAVRYPQLGMGVYVNAFRGKCASFALKHCDRVIVNHETLIDSDNFYYNPEGHPEGIKRLVAGLETPVDVVYNAVTTSPPVSINRDRHIHILAVGSTPRYEDLYNKGYDLLIETAKQMHDYQFVIVGIRDCWMPDIEACFHVSSILNLRLMPPLPQTMVFELMRDSMIFAQPSISEGMPNSLMEAMLMGCVPVGSSVAGIPMIIDQYGIVFTKRDALSLQDALNRALVLDAGRDIISKSIATRFSLEKRERALLESVDRLFD
- a CDS encoding oligosaccharide flippase family protein — protein: MSDRVKRAGIISAAEFVRFGMKSVIGIILARILVPADLGSYRQLFLIYSTFSTLMLLGIPNSLLYFIPKLQNDADRRLYISRTVNLVSILAFAFGATILISRSFIATSFNNPALKDLLLIYAVYPVFMFVTQIYSFVMLGMNKGIKAAQFTLFSVACDAVLILSAAFLTRNLSAIVIALIASAFLQWAFAQYQLIAHQSRFYFSKAYFKEQFHYSLPLGLSALIGMLSIQLDKFVISGFFTPEQFAVFSIGAMELPFISIFSNSVNSVLLPSMSEPGLSCNKAEIFRGAVRKNALIIFPLAMLFFIYAKPIVTLLYTSQYLGSVPFFQVYLLILPLRVAVFGVLFLALGKTKYILYNAAVTLCLNLILNIILVKQIGMMGAALATVIVTWISVLLYLFWMKTSLGLRIRDYYTPLPVIRTAASVLGAGLMTWLLIMGMEYSLLSQFIGLFLFMTAYLILGWVFKAIQPYDIDLVKSLLRDGIARLRK
- a CDS encoding family 10 glycosylhydrolase, with the translated sequence MWILPWSMTSAAQVDGYIAQALRSNQTDLLVEVRYRADALYRPNRVPNQYFNPEPRSYILPNNSFDPLDYTLKAAHRHNLRVHAWVVVFNATPLVADLIAKNYIYRYHNDWITHDRMGKKMNSNAQFGNFIDPGIPEVHDYLLNVFSDLILGYPDLDGLHLDYIRYPNNDLGFHPISENRYKEYNKTNIPITWNQWRIRQVSEFVEKTYIRAKELNPDLIVSAAVFANYSDAVNLYAQEWKDWLDRGIVDQIYPMAYHLDIRQFESQLKLMESMGYKDRIVVGVRAWDTNGGSLLPKEGDPAGSYSIFDVANRIAIIRRMRFSGIALFSYDGLVKGDAFNQLSGLTFGEKTIAALSLLQEDTLLKQDMGQGYLRYAADLAINRSHNQYQINLHIPIEGNWFWEVRSSLEGVVYTRNRYYLKGRNLDYWNGITESGDRLPEGNYLICIYREQDLFEYIIPVHFDGLRNVYE
- the xseA gene encoding exodeoxyribonuclease VII large subunit, producing MNDNLMIFSVYEVSLHLKQVIETQIDAMYVRGEISNFTHHSSGHIYFNLKDENATLRCTFFRNLNMRLDFKPEDGMEVVCFGRLTLYEKGGSYNLNVSDMSLSGAGVLQLEFERLKEKLKREGLFEQAHKKALPRYPERIGIVTSPSGAALQDIKTIFSRRFPVRVSVYPAVVQGSDAPSQLIAGIKYFNQAKDVELIIITRGGGSQEDLFCFNDEALARAIFASKLPVISAVGHEIDFTIADFVSDLRAPTPSAAAELAVPDKLDLMGYLNSITRRISLTMSALTGRESANLANLHHRLALLHPDKHLQAYQQRFDMASSAIFGSANYLTPLQHEFALLNNRALTGFRHLWQMLKRDAMHDLQSCDYKLKQLSTIELAKQRERLNLAGEKLRLASPQTIMSKGFSMVLKEGKALTSIHDIDPGDKLDMIMKNGSAIVSVDEIKIGIESDAH